From the Kitasatospora viridis genome, one window contains:
- a CDS encoding winged helix-turn-helix transcriptional regulator produces the protein MTVPALPGAAARALYRELLADGGLFDLAQVSAREPAALAQLRATGLVVELHEGQWGTADPRRAAGLLRAQYREAAVELLLRADEPVRAMDELAQAYDSAALPPPAERSITHVEGLQQIQQRLGDLILESRYEILSMQPGGARPAVHLPRMYTDVEAIRGRGIELRTLYQPGADTDPATVAYAAHATALGARIRILDEPFRRLMVLDRSVVVLAGHASYQVATFVEDPVVVGLVLDQFERDWTRAERVRWDPPPPSTLADLLARGLTQRAIANRLGLSERTVAAQIARLREEYDADTLFQLGWLMRATS, from the coding sequence ATGACGGTGCCCGCGCTGCCGGGCGCCGCCGCGCGTGCGCTCTACCGCGAACTCCTCGCGGACGGCGGCCTCTTCGACCTCGCGCAGGTGTCGGCCCGGGAGCCGGCCGCGCTGGCCCAGCTGCGCGCGACCGGTCTGGTGGTGGAACTGCACGAAGGCCAGTGGGGCACCGCCGACCCGCGCCGGGCGGCCGGCCTGCTCCGCGCCCAGTACCGCGAGGCCGCCGTCGAGTTGCTGCTGCGGGCGGACGAACCGGTGCGTGCCATGGACGAGTTGGCGCAGGCCTACGACTCGGCCGCGCTCCCGCCGCCGGCCGAGCGCTCGATCACCCACGTCGAGGGGCTGCAGCAGATCCAGCAGCGGCTGGGCGACCTGATCCTGGAGAGCCGGTACGAGATCCTCAGCATGCAGCCCGGCGGCGCCCGCCCGGCCGTCCACCTGCCCCGGATGTACACCGACGTCGAGGCGATCCGGGGCCGGGGCATCGAGCTGCGCACCCTCTACCAGCCGGGCGCCGACACCGACCCGGCCACCGTCGCCTACGCGGCGCACGCCACCGCGCTGGGCGCCCGGATCCGGATCCTCGACGAGCCGTTCCGCCGGCTGATGGTCCTGGACCGCTCCGTCGTCGTGCTGGCCGGCCACGCCAGCTACCAGGTCGCCACCTTCGTCGAGGACCCGGTGGTGGTCGGCCTGGTGCTGGACCAGTTCGAACGCGACTGGACCCGGGCGGAGCGGGTCCGCTGGGACCCGCCGCCGCCCTCGACCCTGGCCGACCTGCTGGCCCGGGGCCTGACCCAGCGCGCCATCGCCAACCGGCTGGGCCTGAGCGAGCGCACGGTGGCCGCGCAGATCGCCCGCCTGCGGGAGGAGTACGACGCGGACACGCTG